One Vigna unguiculata cultivar IT97K-499-35 chromosome 11, ASM411807v1, whole genome shotgun sequence DNA window includes the following coding sequences:
- the LOC114170439 gene encoding cliotide T4-like translates to MGSVKVSPLALYLLATSLMFSMKIEALGGFCENGICISLKHASVGKMMEQHSKLCQSHEECKTKGSGNFCAHFNPRVDYGLCFHT, encoded by the exons ATGGGTTCTGTCAAGGTTTCTCCTTTGGCTCTCTACTTGCTTGCCACATCAT TAATGTTCTCGATGAAGATTGAAGCATTGGGTGGTTTTTGTGAGAATGGTATATGCATATCTTTGAAACATGCATCTGTTGGGAAAATGATGGAGCAACATTCAAAGTTATGTCAATCTCATGAAGAGtgcaaaacaaaaggaagtgGAAACTTTTGTGCTCACTTTAATCCTCGGGTAGATTATGGCTTATGTTTTCACACGtga
- the LOC114170661 gene encoding albumin-1-like isoform X2, producing MACVSLVSLALFLLATSWKESEAGACARTSCSQSADCGSGCICLVGPPIPYPFPRDIGVCIGGVASVANMIEEHPNLCRSDDECIKKGTGNFCVRYSDRYADYGWCFHSLSESLKGFLKMPTKILK from the exons ATGGCTTGTGTCAGTCTTGTTTCTCTTGCTCTCTTCTTACTTGCCACTTCAT GGAAGGAGAGTGAAGCGGGAGCTTGTGCGCGTACATCGTGTTCACAGTCTGCAGATTGCGGCTCTGGATGCATTTGTCTCGTGGGTCCCCCGATTCCGTATCCATTTCCACGTGACATAGGTGTGTGTATCGGTGGAGTTGCATCTGTTGCGAACATGATAGAAGAACATCCCAACTTATGTCGCTCTGATGATGAATGCATCAAGAAAGGAACCGGAAACTTTTGTGTTCGTTACTCTGATCGTTATGCCGATTATGGCTGGTGTTTTCACTCTCTTTCTGAATCCCTAAAAGGCTTCTTGAAGATGCCTACCAAAATTCTCAAATGA
- the LOC114170661 gene encoding albumin-1-like isoform X1, giving the protein MACVSLVSLALFLLATSFVFAGKESEAGACARTSCSQSADCGSGCICLVGPPIPYPFPRDIGVCIGGVASVANMIEEHPNLCRSDDECIKKGTGNFCVRYSDRYADYGWCFHSLSESLKGFLKMPTKILK; this is encoded by the exons ATGGCTTGTGTCAGTCTTGTTTCTCTTGCTCTCTTCTTACTTGCCACTTCAT ttGTGTTTGCAGGGAAGGAGAGTGAAGCGGGAGCTTGTGCGCGTACATCGTGTTCACAGTCTGCAGATTGCGGCTCTGGATGCATTTGTCTCGTGGGTCCCCCGATTCCGTATCCATTTCCACGTGACATAGGTGTGTGTATCGGTGGAGTTGCATCTGTTGCGAACATGATAGAAGAACATCCCAACTTATGTCGCTCTGATGATGAATGCATCAAGAAAGGAACCGGAAACTTTTGTGTTCGTTACTCTGATCGTTATGCCGATTATGGCTGGTGTTTTCACTCTCTTTCTGAATCCCTAAAAGGCTTCTTGAAGATGCCTACCAAAATTCTCAAATGA
- the LOC114169461 gene encoding putative cuticle collagen 80 yields MFRTGPKIQKALTTRTGPTTTTCRARPGSRSCPGHQTLQGHRARPSCLACPVVEPVRSSCPSGSSGPSRSSGPFGSSSSSRSSCPSGPPGSSGRPSLRASSGCPERPIGRARAGRQALPCRRARPGRWAHPCRRARLDYQARPEHWAWPNRWACSTSWSRPGHRGRSASPDHCAGPGRLAYSDHQARPGRRARLDHPARSVRQARPGHCACPSCQARPGCHASRCHQARLGLQTRLVC; encoded by the coding sequence ATGTTCCGGACGGGCCCAAAAATCCAGAAGGCTttgacgacccgaacgggcccgacaactACAACctgtcgggcccgtccaggtaGTCGATCTTGTCCAGGTCATCAGACCCTTCaaggtcatcgggctcgtccaAGTTGTCTAGCCTGTCCGGTCGTCGAGCCTGTCCGGTCGTCGTGTccatccgggtcatcgggcccgtccaggtcatcgggcccgtttggaTCGTCGAGTTCGTCCAGGTCGTCATGTCCGTCAGGCCCGCCCGGGTCGTCGGGCCGTCCGAGTCTTCGGGCTAGTTCGGGTTGTCCAGAACGTCCGATTGGTCGGGCCCGTGCGGGTCGTCAGGCCCTTCCATGTCGCCGGGCTCGTCCTGGTCGTTGGGCCCATCCTTGTCGTCGTGCCCGTCTGGATTATCAGGCTCGTCCGGAGCATTGGGCATGGCCAAACCGTTGGGCCTGTTCAACTAGTTGGtctcgtccgggtcatcggggtCGTTCGGCCAGTCCAGATCATTGTGCTGGTCCGGGTCGTCTGGCTTACTCAGATCAtcaggcccgtccgggtcgtcgtgCTCGTTTGGATCATCCAGCCCGTTCGGTTCGTCAGGCCCGTCCAGGTCATTGTGCTTGTCCGAGTTGTCAGGCCCGTCCGGGTTGTCATGCCTCTCGGTGTCATCAGGCACGTCTAGGTCTTCAGACCCGTCTAGTTTGTTAG
- the LOC114169960 gene encoding embryonic abundant protein VF30.1-like, whose translation MEFGHLIILAFLCLTLRNIDASQSAEDYWHSVFPNTSVPEPLHDLVWPPKKSNLPIKVNEEKQYWTLFFEHDLHPGKMMHLGLHNYSDTNPSTRTTSQPFGAWLQAKLSENYSLDEVCGKTAGKGEHKFCAASLESMVGSAISKLGKNIRVVSSSFDEKHDRYSVEEVKKVGEKAVMCHRLNFEKVVFYCHQVNATITYMVPLVASDGAKAKALTICHHDTRGMDPVVLYQVLRVKPGTVPVCHFVGNKTLAWVPNLGTKESCSA comes from the exons ATGGAGTTTGGACATCTAATCATTTTAGCTTTTTTATGT CTGACACTCAGAAACATCGATGCCTCGCAATCTGCCGAAGATTATTGGCATTCTGTTTTTCCAAACACTTCAGTGCCGGAGCCTCTCCATGATCTAGTGTGGCCTC CAAAGAAAAGCAATTTGCCGATCAAGGTGAACGAAGAGAAGCAGTATTGGACTCTGTTTTTCGAACACGACCTTCATCCTGGGAAGATGATGCATCTGGGTCTTCACAACTATTCTGATACCAACCCATCCACAAGAACAACAAGCCAACCTTTCGGAGCATGGTTACAGGCAAAACTATCAGAGAACTATAGTCTCGATGAGGTTTGTGGGAAAACAGCAGGTAAAGGAGAGCACAAGTTCTGTGCAGCATCGTTGGAATCAATGGTGGGTTCTGCCATTTCAAAGCTTGGGAAGAACATCAGGGTGGTTTCAAGTTCCTTCGACGAGAAGCACGATCGATACAGTGTTGAGGAAGTGAAGAAAGTTGGAGAAAAAGCTGTGATGTGTCACAGGCTGAACTTTGAAAAGGTTGTGTTCTATTGCCACCAAGTGAATGCTACGATAACTTACATGGTTCCATTGGTGGCCTCTGATGGAGCTAAGGCTAAGGCACTAACCATTTGCCACCATGACACAAGAGGCATGGATCCTGTTGTGCTTTATCAAGTTCTCAGAGTCAAGCCTGGAACTGTTCCTGTTTGCCATTTTGTTGGCAACAAGACTCTTGCTTGGGTACCAAATCTAGGCACCAAGGAATCTTGTTCTGCCTAg
- the LOC114168168 gene encoding uncharacterized protein LOC114168168 has product MVKVAMQRGVCFEVTYSGLFADIQKRRQLISGAKLLVDWTRRHNIVFSSAAPTVNELRGPCDVANLLSLFGLSKERANAAISKNCRILLGNSLRKKRFYKDAIRVEVLSTDANHSKEDRYQELLQWNPISSGEGDILLNDVHKSSLVSCKASKTEKAIDSTSVVNSLPSNGFEIKNMLPANNVLPACLYNKINSPPVTKNLDQSATIPNSFTEQSNILDICREQDENTLSDDIANGYSLNRDDIIEKTMHNGISNVNFKEINIPTALDSTFPDDKINFLSVAKKLNQSTPMPNNLLVQPDKLDVCPEQGEISQSQKQNDDCLEKNIHGGTTKAFNSMEMDISTNATKLKQRSSTDSNVDLIPFEAKAFDSESNLSISSNTLNPLKLHENDELSGSSQEAHDIVHEVEIFDTIIPAPIHDKHYNDKSSDINLNEAGKIHAALPNEDLKTSISDTSMEGKQFVKRHEAVEHEKQQLESYDEMEMEDNSKAASHLSPDVAMKDKELGEVITESDQLAPVHRVSGALKLKRRTLRGLPVFPFKRLLNPTAFKRKVKKKQEQLS; this is encoded by the exons ATGGTTAAAGTAGCAATGCAG CGTGGGGTTTGTTTTGAAGTCACGTATTCTGGTTTGTTTGCTGATATTCAAAAAAGGAGACAGTTAATTTCCGGTGCTaag TTGTTGGTGGACTGGACTCGGAGACACAATATTGTATTTTCAAGTGCTGCTCCTACTGTGAATGAGCTCAGAGGACCTTGTGATGTTGCCAACTTGTTGTCATTGTTTGGACTCTCCAAGGAACGGGCTAATGCTGCTATTTCTAAAAACTGTAG GATTCTTTTAGGTAATTCTTTAAGGAAAAAACGATTTTATAAAGATGCAATAAGAGTAGAAGTTTTATCAACAGATGCAAATCATTCCAAGGAAGATCGGTATCAAGAGTTATTACAGTGGAATCCTATCTCCAGTGGTGAAGGTGATATCCTGTTGAATGACGTGCACAAATCTTCTTTGGTCTCTTGTAAAGCATCAAAAACTGAAAAAGCCATAGACTCTACTTCAGTGGTCAATAGCCTTCCATCCAATGGTTTTGAAATCAAGAATATGTTACCTGCAAACAATGTTTTACCTGCTTgtttatacaataaaataaactcCCCACCTGTTACCAAAAACCTAGATCAGTCAGCAACCATACCTAACAGTTTCACTGAGCAGTCCAACATACTTGATATTTGTCGTGAGCAAGATGAAAACACCTTGTCAGATGATATAGCAAATGGTTACAGTTTGAACCGTGATGATATTATTGAGAAAACTATGCATAATGGAATATCTAATGTCAATTTTAAGGAGATAAACATTCCGACTGCCCTTGACTCTACCTTCCCTGATGATAAAATAAACTTCCTTTCGGTTGCCAAAAAATTAAATCAGTCAACTCCTATGCCTAACAACTTACTGGTGCAACCTGATAAGCTTGATGTTTGTCCTGAGCAAGGTGAAATCTCCCAATCACAGAAACAAAATGACGATTGTTTGGAGAAAAATATACACGGTGGAACTACTAAAGCTTTCAATTCTATGGAGATGGACATTTCGACAAATGCCACAAAGTTGAAACAAAGAAGTTCTACTGATTCAAATGTTGATCTCATCCCGTTTGAAGCGAAAGCATTTGATTCTGAATCAAACTTAAGCATCTCAAGCAATACATTGAATCCTCTAAAACTACATGAAAACGATGAACTTTCTGGTTCTTCACAAGAGGCACATGATATTGTTCATGAAGTAGAAATCTTTGATACTATTATTCCTGCACCGATTCATGATAAACACTACAATGACAAAAGTTctgatattaatttaaatgaggCCGGCAAGATTCATGCAGCTTTGCCAAATGAAGATTTAAAAACATCTATTTCTGATACTTCAATGGAGGGTAAACAGTTTGTGAAACGGCATGAGGCAGTTGAACACGAGAAGCAACAGCTAGAATCTTATGATGAGATGGAAATGGAAGATAATTCCAAAGCTGCCAGCCATTTAAGTCCAGATGTTGCAATGAAAGATAAAGAGCTCGGTGAAGTGATCACCGAATCCGATCAATTAGCCCCAGTTCATCGTGTATCAG GTGCATTGAAACTGAAGCGAAGGACACTTCGGGGACTACCTGTATTCCCCTTCAAGAGATTGCTAAATCCAACTGCCTTTAAGaggaaagttaaaaaaaagcaAGAGCAGCTAAgctaa